A stretch of Episyrphus balteatus chromosome 2, idEpiBalt1.1, whole genome shotgun sequence DNA encodes these proteins:
- the LOC129910801 gene encoding uncharacterized protein LOC129910801 isoform X1, whose amino-acid sequence MISTDDYSEITIKEETFNDGTHISLEYYEHQNPTFYASLAEEVKTEIDENYVVNEADDESMDEQNEPAQQSDPSLWKKNNKHLKRDRSKEPEDDGKLLDSQQLPPAACRDKDKHTSCASISEEERKWIHKKFAEQNSYELRKQYITDHVTKCDKRRTTRRLASSRRSYTYFYTLTTSSNIKINVCREFFMTTTNAPDHMIRKYVNESDHYFTKLDKISKKPIEPNTKLWKKNIRKMKRLRGEEYIGRDGKLHESRPLLPAPCMGKLNHKECDSFSQDDRKLIYKKFRQMNSYDQQKQFIVDHVEKNEKNRTTIKLENSRRAFTYQYYLSKFNDENNKVHVCHEFFLATLNVTNAMVRNCVAHSHLGVAKPDNRGRHVAYNKISVKTAEIINEHISNYSAHKCRGGKSEGICFNNRLNITCMYREYKFKCKKEGWDLVSLAKYRQFFKDFKIVV is encoded by the exons ATGATAAGTACTGACGATTACAGTGAAATTACAATTAAAGAAGAAACATTTAACGATGGCACACACATTAGTCTGGAATATTATGAACATCAAAATCCTACATTCTATGCATCACTTGCCGAAGAAG ttaaaacgGAAATAGATGAGAACTACGTTGTTAACGAAGCAGACGATGAGTCTATGGATGAACAGAATGAACCCGCCCAACAATCAGATCCAAGCCtttggaagaaaaataacaaacatttAAAGAGGGACAGAAGTAAAGAACCTGAAGATGATGGCAAACTACTCGACAGTCAGCAGCTCCCGCCAGCTGCATGCAGGGATAAAGACAAGCACACATCTTGTGCTTCTATAAGTGAAGAAGAACGCAAGTGGATCCACAAAAAGTTTGCAGAACAGAATTCGTACGAACTTAGAAAACAATATATTACAGATCACGTAACAAAATGTGATAAAAGACGCACAACCCGAAGACTAGCATCAAGCAGGAGAAGCTATACTTACTTCTACACCCTGACTACTTCAAGTAATATTAAGATTAACGTCTGCCGTGAGTTTTTCATGACCACAACTAATGCACCGGATCACATGATAAGAAAGTATGTGAATGAATCTGATCACTATTTTACTAAACTTgacaaaatttctaaaaaacccATAGAACCAAATACAAAACTTTGGAAGAAAAACATCAGAAAGATGAAAAGACTCAGAGGCGAAGAGTATATTGGAAGAGATGGTAAATTACATGAAAGTCGACCACTCCTTCCAGCTCCTTGCATGGGAAAACTTAACCACAAAGAATGTGACAGTTTCAGTCAAGATGACCGCAAGTTGATTTACAAAAAGTTTAGACAAATGAATTCATATGACCAACAGAAACAGTTTATTGTCGACCAcgtagaaaaaaatgaaaaaaatagaacaacgATAAAATTGGAAAACAGCAGAAGAGCTTTTACTTATCAGTACTATTTGTCTAAATTCaatgatgaaaataataaagtacaTGTTTGTCATGAATTTTTCTTAGCTACACTCAATGTAACAAATGCAATGGTTAGAAACTGTGTCGCTCATTCTCATCTCGGTGTTGCTAAACCTGATAATCGTGGTCGTCATGTTGCATACAACAAAATATCTGTTAAGACCGCTGAAATAATAAACGAGCACATTTCAAATTATTCCGCACATAAATGCCGTGGAGGAAAATCAGAGGGAATATGTTTTAATAATAGATTGAATATTACTTGTATGTATCGAgagtataaatttaaatgtaaaaaagaagGATGGGATCTAGTATCGCTGGCAAAGTATagacaattttttaaagatttcaaaatAGTAGTTTGA
- the LOC129910805 gene encoding uncharacterized protein LOC129910805, whose translation MITADDYSEITIKEETFNDGTKIGLEYYEHQNPTFYASLAEEVKTEIEDNYVINEADDEDMDEYNEPAQQSDPRLWKKNNKHLKRDKSKEPEDDGKLLDTRQSAAPASCMQR comes from the exons ATGATAACTGCAGATGATTACAGTGAAATTACAATTAAAGAAGAAACATTTAACGATGGTACAAAAATCGGCCTCGAATATTATGAACATCAAAATCCTACATTCTATGCATCACTTGCCGAAGAAG ttaaaacgGAAATAGAGGACAACTACGTTATTAACGAAGCAGATGATGAGGATATGGATGAATACAATGAACCCGCCCAACAATCAGATCCAAGACtttggaagaaaaataacaaacatttAAAGAGAGACAAAAGTAAAGAACCTGAAGATGATGGCAAACTACTCGACACTCGACAGTCAGCAGCTCCCGCCAGCTGCATGCAGAGATAA
- the LOC129910803 gene encoding uncharacterized protein LOC129910803, with protein sequence MISTDDYSEITIKEETFNDGTNIGLEYYEHQNPTFYAPLAEEVKTEMEDNYQNHELTDQCVYIINEVDDESIDKHNGPAQQSDLSLWKKNNRNFMRHRSEDHVERDGKLFDRPQLFPAPCREKDSHTSCASISEQEREWIYKKFAELDSYELKKQYIANHVTKCDKKRTTKKLDSSRRSYTFSYSLTISSNIKINVCREFFLTTINESDHTIKKAFFESELGYTELDKISKKPLESNPQLWKKNIRTRNRLRGVEYVGSDGKLRKSRPLLPVPCRGKLNHRECDSFSEDERKLIYKNFRQMNTYDQQKQYIVDHVEKTEKNRTTTKLENSRRAFTYHYYLSKVNDDNNKVHVCNEFFLATLNVTDSMVRSCVTNSHLGVAKPDNRGRHPPHNKKKTAKS encoded by the exons ATGATAAGTACTGACGATTACAGTGAAATTACAATTAAAGAAGAAACATTCAACGATGGCACAAACATCGGTCTGGAATATTATGAACATCAAAATCCTACATTCTATGCACCACTTGCCGAAGAAG TTAAAACGGAAATGGAGGACAACTATCAAAATCATGAATTGACGGACCAATGTGTTTACATTATTAACGAAGTAGACGATGAGTCTATTGATAAACACAATGGACCCGCCCAACAATCAGATCTAAGCCTTTGgaagaaaaacaacagaaaTTTCATGAGACACAGAAGTGAAGATCATGTTGAACGAGACGGCAAACTCTTTGACCGTCCGCAACTCTTCCCAGCTCCATGCAGGGAAAAAGACAGCCACACATCTTGTGCTTCTATAAGTGAACAAGAACGCGAGTGGATATACAAAAAGTTTGCAGAACTGGATTCCTAcgaacttaaaaaacaatatattgcAAATCACGTAACGAAATGTGATAAAAAGCGCACAACCAAAAAATTAGACAGCAGCAGAAGGAGCTATACCTTCTCCTACTCCCTGACTATTTCAAGTAATATTAAGATTAACGTTTGTCGTGAgtttttcttaaccacaattaATGAATCGGATCATACGATAAAAAAGGCTTTCTTTGAGTCTGAACTCGGTTATACTGAACTTGACAAAATCTCTAAAAAACCCTTAGAATCGAATCCAcaactttggaaaaaaaacatccGAACGAGGAATAGACTCAGAGGTGTAGAGTATGTTGGAAGTGATGGTAAATTACGTAAAAGTCGACCACTTCTTCCAGTACCGTGCAGGGGAAAACTAAACCACAGAGAATGTGACAGTTTCAGTGAAGATGAACGCAAGTTGATCTACAAAAATTTTAGACAAATGAATACATATGACCAACAAAAACAGTATATTGTCGACCATGTAGAAAAAACTGAGAAAAATAGAACAACGACAAAATTGGAAAACAGCAGAAGAGCATTTACTTATCATTACTATTTGTCTAAAGTCAATGATGACAATAATAAAGTACATGTTTGTAACGAATTTTTCTTAGCTACACTCAATGTAACGGATTCAATGGTTAGAAGCTGTGTCACTAATTCTCATCTCGGTGTTGCTAAACCTGATAATCGTGGTCGTCATCCAccacataacaaaaaaaagaccGCTAAGTCATAA
- the LOC129910801 gene encoding uncharacterized protein LOC129910801 isoform X2 has translation MISTDDYSEITIKEETFNDGTHISLEYYEHQNPTFYASLAEEVKTEIDENYVVNEADDESMDEQNEPAQQSDPSLWKKNNKHLKRDRSKEPEDDGKLLDSQQLPPAACRDKDKHTSCASISEEERKWIHKKFAEQNSYELRKQYITDHVTKCDKRRTTRRLASSRRSYTYFYTLTTSSNIKINVCREFFMTTTNAPDHMIRKTKYKTLEEKHQKDEKTQRRRVYWKRW, from the exons ATGATAAGTACTGACGATTACAGTGAAATTACAATTAAAGAAGAAACATTTAACGATGGCACACACATTAGTCTGGAATATTATGAACATCAAAATCCTACATTCTATGCATCACTTGCCGAAGAAG ttaaaacgGAAATAGATGAGAACTACGTTGTTAACGAAGCAGACGATGAGTCTATGGATGAACAGAATGAACCCGCCCAACAATCAGATCCAAGCCtttggaagaaaaataacaaacatttAAAGAGGGACAGAAGTAAAGAACCTGAAGATGATGGCAAACTACTCGACAGTCAGCAGCTCCCGCCAGCTGCATGCAGGGATAAAGACAAGCACACATCTTGTGCTTCTATAAGTGAAGAAGAACGCAAGTGGATCCACAAAAAGTTTGCAGAACAGAATTCGTACGAACTTAGAAAACAATATATTACAGATCACGTAACAAAATGTGATAAAAGACGCACAACCCGAAGACTAGCATCAAGCAGGAGAAGCTATACTTACTTCTACACCCTGACTACTTCAAGTAATATTAAGATTAACGTCTGCCGTGAGTTTTTCATGACCACAACTAATGCACCGGATCACATGATAAGAAA AACCAAATACAAAACTTTGGAAGAAAAACATCAGAAAGATGAAAAGACTCAGAGGCGAAGAGTATATTGGAAGAGATGGTAA